From a region of the Hydrogenobacter sp. genome:
- a CDS encoding Fur family transcriptional regulator codes for MVKDVEVRLDRFIDRCKSMGLKITPQRVAVYEVLLNREDHPTVEEVYNEVKKRYPFVSLATVYRTVETLEELGFVKRVAYWGGSIRYDANVEDHHHLICTRCGAIRDIHLDINWQPPNYMEGYRVEKYSLHIYGVCPECQKREI; via the coding sequence ATGGTTAAGGATGTTGAAGTAAGGCTTGATAGGTTCATAGATAGGTGTAAAAGTATGGGACTTAAGATTACCCCTCAAAGGGTTGCGGTTTATGAAGTGCTTCTAAATAGAGAGGATCACCCTACAGTAGAAGAGGTTTACAACGAGGTAAAAAAGAGATACCCTTTTGTTTCCTTGGCGACAGTTTACAGAACGGTGGAAACCCTTGAAGAACTCGGTTTTGTCAAAAGGGTAGCTTATTGGGGAGGTTCCATCAGGTACGATGCCAACGTGGAAGATCATCACCACCTCATATGTACGCGGTGCGGTGCTATAAGGGACATTCACCTTGACATAAACTGGCAACCTCCAAACTATATGGAAGGGTACAGGGTTGAAAAATACTCCCTTCATATTTATGGAGTGTGTCCCGAATGTCAGAAGAGAGAGATCTGA
- a CDS encoding tetratricopeptide repeat protein: MMEKDYKGPFSRMGEGLVERYIEDLKKELEKKPNDPDLNFKLGVAYVRLKKIDEARNIYKKLRSIDQKLAKDLLDLIYEV, translated from the coding sequence ATGATGGAAAAAGACTACAAAGGACCTTTTAGCAGGATGGGAGAAGGTCTCGTAGAGAGGTACATTGAAGACTTAAAAAAAGAACTGGAGAAAAAACCGAACGATCCTGACCTTAACTTCAAGCTTGGAGTAGCTTACGTAAGACTCAAAAAGATAGATGAGGCTCGCAATATATACAAAAAACTCAGAAGTATAGATCAAAAACTCGCAAAGGATCTTTTGGACCTTATATACGAAGTATGA
- a CDS encoding HAMP domain-containing sensor histidine kinase: protein MSVKFKLLLFFVSAYVISMLSVALFTLTAVKELLLNYTYDYMEYQIKPAIEFYKNLHANPSRYINLLASDVVSRDIASVVIDKKGNIKHKESFLDGEDPQITPEDIKFFLNNKKGVLYEYTFIVKDLGDYKLVLLGKMERIESIQKKLVTFITLFTLFISLLIALTLMIFIRRMLKPLGYLTSISMEVYRGNMGVKVEKSDSKDEFGVLQNAYRDMLGKLQKTFDWQKDFIAGMAHELKTPLTYIKGQLELISMGIYKDEARLGEVIKNMSIQVSKMERLINHLVLLMRLESGIPLKLSPVSLNEIFVEIDEEYEFIKRTHNFRVEYLIQDVKILADRDYMKIALGNLVENSYKYTQEGGTIRLYYSDGCLIVEDNGRGIKDTQKVFERFYREAQDKEGFGLGLSIVKAIADAHHFKLSIESKVGHGTKISLCTKGDFPN from the coding sequence ATGTCAGTTAAGTTTAAACTTCTCCTCTTTTTCGTAAGCGCTTATGTAATTAGCATGCTAAGTGTGGCTCTATTTACACTTACCGCTGTTAAGGAACTACTTCTTAACTACACTTACGACTACATGGAGTATCAAATAAAACCTGCCATAGAGTTCTACAAAAACCTTCACGCAAACCCATCAAGATACATAAATTTATTAGCCTCCGATGTGGTTTCCAGAGATATAGCGAGCGTTGTGATAGACAAAAAGGGCAATATAAAGCATAAAGAATCCTTCTTGGATGGTGAAGATCCGCAGATAACTCCCGAGGATATAAAATTCTTTTTAAACAACAAGAAGGGCGTTCTGTACGAGTACACCTTTATCGTTAAAGATTTGGGCGATTACAAACTCGTCCTTCTTGGAAAGATGGAAAGGATAGAAAGTATCCAAAAAAAGCTCGTAACTTTCATAACACTATTTACCTTGTTCATATCCTTACTTATAGCTCTTACCCTTATGATCTTTATAAGGCGTATGCTTAAACCTCTTGGGTATCTTACCAGTATCTCTATGGAGGTATACAGGGGAAACATGGGAGTGAAGGTAGAAAAAAGCGACAGTAAAGATGAGTTTGGGGTTCTTCAAAACGCTTACAGGGATATGCTCGGAAAACTCCAAAAAACTTTTGACTGGCAAAAGGATTTTATAGCCGGTATGGCGCACGAGCTTAAAACACCACTCACTTATATAAAAGGACAGCTTGAGCTTATCAGCATGGGTATTTACAAAGATGAAGCAAGGCTTGGAGAAGTGATCAAAAACATGTCGATCCAAGTGAGCAAAATGGAAAGACTTATAAACCATTTGGTACTTCTGATGAGATTAGAATCCGGTATACCACTTAAACTTTCTCCGGTAAGCTTAAACGAGATATTTGTGGAGATAGATGAAGAGTACGAATTTATAAAGCGAACGCATAACTTCAGGGTGGAGTATCTGATCCAGGACGTCAAAATCCTCGCAGACAGAGACTACATGAAGATAGCTTTAGGGAATCTCGTAGAAAACAGCTATAAGTATACTCAAGAGGGAGGGACAATAAGGCTTTATTATTCTGACGGATGTCTCATTGTTGAGGATAACGGAAGAGGCATAAAAGACACTCAGAAAGTCTTTGAGAGGTTTTACAGGGAGGCTCAGGATAAAGAGGGTTTCGGACTTGGGCTTTCCATAGTTAAAGCTATAGCTGATGCTCACCACTTTAAACTTTCTATAGAGAGCAAAGTTGGACATGGTACAAAAATAAGCCTCTGCACAAAAGGAGATTTTCCCAATTAG
- a CDS encoding response regulator transcription factor — protein sequence MRVLLVEDDTYVGEMIKEGLQYEGYNVVWVRDGFSAIREVTDGDYDLVLLDIMLPKFDGIKVLRRIREVKDTPVIMITAKSQVEDKVEGLSAGADDYITKPFSFKEVLARINAVLRRCKKEEEGIIKIGDLVINPKSYEVYYRGQSVKLTNREFKLLKVLAEHAGEVLSRERLFAKVWGSSYGENSNVVDVYIKNLRNKLEDRPPKLIHTIRGMGYMLKPQDVS from the coding sequence ATGAGAGTACTTCTCGTTGAAGATGATACTTATGTAGGAGAGATGATAAAGGAAGGTCTCCAGTACGAAGGCTACAACGTAGTTTGGGTAAGAGACGGTTTTTCCGCAATAAGGGAAGTGACAGATGGAGATTATGACCTTGTACTTCTTGACATAATGCTTCCCAAGTTTGATGGCATAAAGGTGCTAAGGAGAATAAGGGAGGTCAAAGATACACCCGTTATAATGATCACCGCAAAATCCCAAGTGGAAGATAAGGTGGAAGGACTTTCCGCTGGTGCAGATGATTACATAACAAAACCCTTTTCATTTAAGGAGGTGCTTGCAAGGATAAACGCTGTACTCAGAAGGTGTAAGAAAGAAGAAGAGGGTATCATAAAGATAGGTGATCTTGTGATAAATCCAAAGTCTTATGAAGTCTACTATAGAGGACAAAGTGTAAAGCTTACAAACAGGGAGTTCAAGCTTCTTAAAGTGCTTGCAGAACATGCGGGAGAAGTGCTGAGCAGGGAAAGGCTCTTTGCAAAAGTTTGGGGATCATCTTACGGTGAAAACTCCAACGTGGTAGATGTCTACATAAAAAACCTCAGAAACAAGTTGGAAGATAGACCTCCAAAGCTCATACACACCATCAGGGGAATGGGTTACATGCTCAAACCTCAGGATGTCAGTTAA